One segment of Sesamum indicum cultivar Zhongzhi No. 13 linkage group LG4, S_indicum_v1.0, whole genome shotgun sequence DNA contains the following:
- the LOC105160093 gene encoding zinc finger BED domain-containing protein RICESLEEPER 1-like, which yields MIITGHWIDESWQLQKRVLDFVHIPPPRRGLEIANVIWHCLEDWGIDGKIHTISVDNASANDSTIENLKIYVKNKRRLLCEGKLFHVRCCAHILNLITQDGLFEIKDIVDVIRDSVEWNSTYEMLAAAIKFKDVFPRLAYREPHYDICPSAENWTKTEKVCSVLELFWTAMHIVFGRDYPTSNLFHNENMVARMKNKFDKYWGDTNLLMPIAAALDPRCKLRALEFCFPRLYFSENVERQITIIRKTLYELYSEYVAISNIEDKSIGEGQRNKLSNRDLANVETQSGWSEYAEYLKSVESIQPQKIF from the exons ATGATCATTACAGGTCATTGGATTGATGAAAGTTGGCAATTACAGAAGCGTGTACTTGACTTTGTTCACATTCCTCCTCCACGTCGAGGTCTTGAAATTGCGAATGTCATTTGGCACTGCTTGGAGGATTGGGGTATTGATGGTAAGATCCACACCATATCTGTAGATAATGCGTCTGCCAATGATTCAACTATTGAAAATCTGAAGATTTatgtgaaaaacaaaagaagactACTTTGTGAGGGAAAACTATTCCACGTAAGATGTTGCGCCCATATACTTAATCTCATTACTCAAGATGGACTTTTTGAGATTAAAGATATTGTTGATGTTATACGTGATAGTGTAGA GTGGAACTCAACATATGAAATGTTGGCTGCTGCAATCAAATTCAAAGATGTCTTCCCAAGGCTTGCTTATCGGGAACCACATTATGATATTTGTCCAAGTGCAGAGAATTGGACAAAAACAGAGAAAGTATGCTCGGTATTAGAGCTATTTTGGACAGCTATGCACATTGTTTTCGGACGTGATTATCCTACTTCAAATTTGTTCCATAATGAG aACATGGTTGCAAGAATGAAGAACAAGTTTGACAAGTATTGGGGAGATACTAATTTGCTGATGCCTATAGCAGCTGCTTTGGATCCAAGGTGTAAGTTGAGAGCGCTTGAATTCTGCTTTCcaagattatatttttcagaaaatgttgAGAgacaaattactattattCGGAAGACATTATATGAGCTCTATTCTGAGTATGTGGCTATTTCTAACATTGAAGACAAGTCAATTGGAGAAGGACAAAGAAACAAACTATCGAATCGAGATCTTGCAAATGTTGAAACTCAAAGTGGCTGGTCTGAGTATGCTGAATATCTGAAGTCAGTGGAATCTATTCAGCctcaaaagatattttag